The genome window TATACAATCCCACCCCACCCCCAAAAtactcgcgccttcgacgctcccTAGCTTATTTTGCAATTTTGCGTAATCTTTAATTTCCTGATTGCGACGCCACTAGCTATAGATGTGTACGAGGattttatgtaatgatatattaacaaaataatgtgaaaaagtatataaagtatacatggTTGAGTGTTGAATTGATATCCTCTTGTGTACGGACACTTAATGTGATGtaatatttagattatttttaatgcaTAAACTAGAAGACAAATCGAATATGTCAAGATTGAGTTGAGGATGAAGAAAATCTTGAGGACCTTTGCTCCCCCCCAAACCATACGtctcatcttcctacgccactggttAAGTATTAACTAATTATGAAGCATATGGCACATATCTTACACTTTTATCCTGACATCAACGATAACGTGACAGACCTATCTCAAAGTGAAGTGTTGACCTATTAGAAAGAAGATATACCGCTATCTCTACATCAGCGATAGTAACTACACTTATTGCATACAAGTAGAAAAAAgagataaaacatatatgtgatTGCAATATCAACATAAAGAAACTATGTCATATTCAAAAGATGACTTGATCTGTATTCAGGACATCTGAGgtatacatttaattattttaatgtcgaATTCGTGATCTACATAGAAAGTAATATCGATAAACTATAGCATCTGTTCATTTGACATTGATTAGCAATATAAGGTATTTAACTTACACAAATTTATAAGTATCTCGTTGgcattaaaaacatataactGTGTGTCAGTTTTAACATATACATAAACCTGTACAGGTATAATattcataatgttttatgtaaattgACAGGTGATACTCTAATCAGGTGTATTGCATTGTAATCACTTTCGATAGCTTGATTTTGATtgcattgatttattttcaccCTTGCGATTCATCATCTGATTGCCATTACGACAGTGCCTGAAGGCTGATTATACCAGCTTTGTAGAATTGTTTCATAACCTAGATTTGTAAGACGGTTTCATGACCTTGATTTGGAGGACTGTTTCATGATATAGATTTGTAGGAGTCTGACATGACCTAGATTTGAACCGAAGTTTTCAGTAATAGGATTTCCTTATGAAAAGTGAAAATGAAACTGGGTCCACGatattatttatgatattttattgcaGTCAGTACAATTAAGATACGAATATATGATATGTGCACAACGACTAGTGATGTAGAAACACAAATTGCTACGTCATTGTTATGACGTAAGTTTCATATAAACCACATGGCTATACTTACAGTCTGCACCGATGTCTGTAAAGGTGTCTGGAGGATCTCCGCGAATGCTTGAACGACATTATCCCATGTAGCACTAGAAGCCAATATGATGATACCGAACGTGAGCGCCTTGAGAAATATGTAATTCTTGGTTGCTTTCACTCCAAATGATTTAACTGGATAATCCTCCTCATTTTCACGTCCTGTCAGAAAAGATTTTGACTGTGGCAATAGGTCACGTGACACAATGACCGGAGGATTCCGCCAAAGATAAAACAGACATCCAAAAGCAAGTGCAACTCCACTGAGGATGTCACAGTCAACGTCAACGAAGAAACCTAAAGATGTTCTATGTGATTTGTATACAGGATTCCCTGAGGTATGACGGAACACAACTCCGTCTAAGACATCTAACCACATCCTGTATAAGAAAACCAACACCCCGATGCGCCTATACTGAAGGGAGTCCATGGATACAAGTTTCCCGGATACAAATCCAAGAATTAATCCGCTAATGCTGATAACATTTGGTGTAAGTATATGATAAATCCCAGTAGGTTCAAAAGTGCTCACCAGTAATTCAGCAATAGGATCATCTATATAATGTGACATATGATCCATCATTAGTAACTTCACCGATATAGGGCGCAGAGGTGAGTAACCGGAAGGGTTCGGAGGTTCCATAAGTGTTATAGTCTGGAGGGATTTGTAGAGTAAAATATCCATCACAAGAAAATAGATCACAAGTATACCTCCCAACACACAGGCAATAGGTCCTACTCGGCAGTATTTCCATCCCCAACACCACGCCATGTTGGGCTTCCGCTTGAACTTTACAGAATGTAACTTACAATGTTCTAACGATGCCATCATATCCTCCATTTTCTTTATATACTACTATTTACCTCCAACCCATCCGTGACGTAATGATGCGTTGTCACTATTGGAGTTCCTGGGTGGTGCGAGTACGCCGAAGTGTCCTATCCACAGGTGAGTGTGATACCGCGACCCCAGTTCTACctgtaatataaacacagtTTTATCTTGAGTCTTGATGGATGATTATATAGTTGAAAAGATAACGTATCAGCGGTAGTTGCGTACGTACGTCACACAATGTCGTCGTCAAGTTCACGATGTTGTGATAAATTTCCTTGAACATTGAACCACACAAATGAAGCCGCGAGTGTGGACTTAAGGGCCGTAAGTTTTACGCTAGCCTGCGTTCATTGTTAAAACCCCACAATCAGAGGGCTTGATACATGACGCATCTCAAGATCCGCATcagatatttaaaacatatataaaaggTCCTGTCTAGTTCTATTAACACGGTcatttttttacgatttttatGAAATTAGCATTTTGATTCAAAAACACTTGACAACAATGTGGTTACTTTAAATAACAATGATACGATATGTATCAGGGGTCACCGTGGCGGAATATGCGGTGAAAGTATCGGGAAATCTACAtaatatgtaacaatagtcTTCCACTTCAGAATCGTTGACTGAATGAAGACCCTATTGAGGTATTTagttacaaaaaatgtataagtTAAGCACAAATCATAGTCCATTTTCCTCTTTAGGATCTCTgtcatttttatcataaaattcatATTATTAAAGAGAAAATGCAATCATGTAGTCGTTAACGAGCAATATATCCAttatatggatatatatgtatcataaaTCGGTTCATACGTGATATGgatatatacaagtatatttatcattaattatCCGTTATGtggatatatatgtatcataaaTAGGTTCATACGTTACATGTAAGTTGTGATAGTTCCAatatatggatatatatgtattataaatacgTTCATACGTTACATGAAAGTTGTGATAGTTCCAatatatggatatatatgtattataaatagGTTCATACGTTACATGAAAGTTGTGATATTATCCATTATgtggatatatatgtattataaatagGTTCATACGTTACATGAAAGTTGTGATATTATCCAttatatggatatatatgtattataaatagGTTCATACGTTACATGTAAGTTGTGATAGTTCCAatatatggatatatatgtattataaatacgTTCATACGTTACATGAAAGTTGTGATATTATCCATTATGtggatatatatgtatcataaaTATAGGTTCATACGTTACATCTAAGTTGTAatattttccattatatggatatatatgtacatgtataataaataaattcatgCGTTAAGTTGTGATATTATCCATTTTATGGATATATATGCATCATAAATAGGTTCATACGTTACATGTAAGTTAGTAAGTTGTAattttttccattatatggatatatacatgtatgtatcatagATAGGTTCATACTTTACATTATAAGTTGTGatattttccattatatggatatatatgtacatgtatcataaataGAGTCAAACGTTAAGTTGTGATATCTATAATATAACCAGTATGTATTTTATGGCAATCTACCCATGCTGCATTTTCAGCATTATTAAATCCTGAATAGAAacttgtatataggatttaccacTGTAAACAACGATATTGGCGATTTGAATAAGACAATTCACGCTTGATTACATAACTAAggaaatgaaaagtttatagTTTTACTGTAGCATCTCTGACAGAGTATCTCTGACGAAGGTGTTCATGCATGGTAGCATGTCTGTTTATCACTTCAGTAGATGAACCGTGACATTCTCTCCTTCATCGAAAAAGGCATTCATCTGCACTTACAGTTTCCCGACGAAATATCATTGACACATACTAAATTATTTACTTTTCTTTTAAGACAAATGTAACGTCAATCAATAAACTAATTCTGAATAAAATGTAACCTACCTGTTATATTGTTGATCAGCAGCACAGGTAAAACTATGTCATCTCCTCTCACCTGCCTATCCGAGAATGGCGTAAACATAAGATCTGGCGTCACGGTCGATTTGAATTGAGGTCACATGTGCTAAATGTTTCCCTTCACTGATTTTAATTCCATTTTGTCTTAATGAACAGAAATACCAATGGGAATATTCCACGACTGTTCCCATCAATAAATGTAGCATGTGAGTGTTATAAGCATTACCTTACCTTGAAGCTCTATATTACAGTATCTACAGATCTGTTGGCAAATATCCTATGGCAGTACATCGGTGACATAATTTGCGTTTATGAATCATCAACAATTATAAACGTATAAGTAAAAGAGTCGGGGATTATTACGATGCTGCTAAGTACatatagatattataattaAGGTTTGCTCACTTCTGAGGCTCTATATATAAAACTTAAGAGTACTTATTTGTAATTTAAATAAGTATTTTCATACCACTCACACAAACATTAAGAAATAGTccatttgtcaatatttatcatatttgaagcaaattcatattttttatgcCAATACCACAACATCGTGTAAAATCTAGAATATAATTTTCCATTAATTGCAGATTTTATTTTGGTAattaaaaaagcaaaaaaaaataaataaataaataatgaactacTTAAGGATGGTTCAACATTTCGTAATTGTGATTCACTTCTCGGATCTgcaaggtcaaaggttatatatttcatatgattATAGAGTAACTAGTATAGTGAAGTGAGAATCAAACCAATTCAACACTCAAAATTCAATCCCATCGACCTCTCTAGATAGTGTGTCTACCAGAAACTGTTGTCCGGAGGTCCCACACGTTGTCTAAATGATTGAAGCTACTCCACTAATGTGCCATCGGCGTTTACATTTGAACATtgtatgttttcttttatttctttcatGCAGAGTGCTATTGATTTTATCTATCTAAATGTTGACAATTACTGACTTCGATTCTGTTTATCAAACTAGTTTCTCATAGGCTAGATCTTGGCTAGATATCGGAGtgtcaaattttgaaatgtttttcaCAATTAGAAAGTTGTCTTCATTTAATATGATATGGCAATTTGACATTTAGatgaaataacattattaaAAAATTTAATAGAATAAAGTAAAGGTGATAAAAATTGCGTTATTAATTGTGTTGGTATGTAACATGAAGAAACACACGCCCAAATACACCTATGACAACAAGATGCCGCCTACGGCCTTCCGTACATATCGCAGGTGAAAACTATGAATTATTGATGAGAATATTACACTTGACAAGGGCGAATGAAGGTGATACTTATAGTCCTCGCTATTGTGTTAGATATTTACGCATGCGTAACAATCGGGAGTACTGGCTATAATACATGCTCATGTCCGTGCTACTGATTAGGAAGTCACCACCTTTTGCTAATGCAGAACGAAACGGGTGACTATTTACCTACGCAAGCGTTACCTGTAGTTATATAGACTGCttcataaatataaatctaATCGCACTCTATTAAATTTAAATGCGGACATTAATGGCCTtctcgataactttagtaattcaaatcttttgaaatttttagAAACTTGTCCGCAGACTAATTGAAAATTCTGATGTATCTTACTCTATTCCACCTCTGCGGAGTGCGACTGGAATTATTGAAACTGATGACTACACATAGGCAaatattttaaacgacttctttatATCAATATCCAATATTAATGACAGGGGGTCCTATTGCTGAACCTAGAACTGACTCTATAATCTCTGAtgtaccagttaccgtgatgAATTCTTAACAGAGTTTTTTTTTGGCATCCTAAATGCATCAAATCATATAACTGAAATCGATCCAtttgttttttgacgaaataaaGTACAGCacatccgacgacttgttgatattttgctCAAGTTAAatcattagtgtctttaattgaaaaataaatcatgcacgagACGAAAAAAAttgaagatgtctatgtctaatcCAAATATCTAGTAtccaaatcaaaataaaattgccaatgtcgtgctgcgtaaATTTCTAAGTGCAGtaaaacgcgtggtcaaccgagactaatgaaggggctaaccagattaccgtaagaaaggtgtttagtgacctgtcacgcgtTGTTAATTAGCTCTCGTCAGGTGTaaaaagtaagatcacaggtaagttagcgatggaccatcatggaattgttgtataatgtcatatttgtttacacttataaatccttggtttacagtaaaatataccgtccGTACATAACATGTAACAAGTGTATCAATCACTagatgtatatatttcagaaagactcatgcatatacatttgtctcgtaaatatgtttctggttacatgtatatgcattttaataacataaactacaaaattatttacaaatggcatgtcgagaaagaacaatacaaatataatgcacaatgtcagaattttgatatttctgatagttgcAAGATTTCGGATATGCAATTCTTagtgaattttggtcaatatcgatcattattgaataccaataatgataatctatatgaccaaAAAATGTACCGTTGaagattgttaaaataacacatgtcggtatacaggtacatgtagctTTAAAAGGAAGAGAGACTTGTTTCAGCTATAGATGAATGAAATATCATTAATTCAATCTCTCATCTCAAGTggtttcctttttttttttttttaaccccccccccccccccccaatttatgattatgatatttacatgtattgaactatgaaatacatttcacacacattttcTATTCGTCATGCTGattcttgaaatccataggcctagtgaatttttatttatacagaaacatattcaaatggataattatatggccatcatttttcgaattcgtctGTTTTTAGATCACATAACgaaaattgaatattctcgAGGTCTGTTAATTtagtaagctgttaaaacagaCATAAGATTTCTAGTTAAAAGCTTGTACACAATTAAGggcttataccagaaacatataacTTATACATGAATCCTCTaatctacttatgtatttagcctgatttcagttgcaatatttcctattttatatataattaaaacgtcGTCTTAACtgtatactacatatataattgtaaaattctcgtaaccccatttcaggaatacatatatgtccacctttgtgctataaaCCCCACtatcaaacacctcactgccgttgtccccgtgacgtcacatccggttattccccaaatcagcgtgagcggccgattccctgattagcagtcgatatacaggtaaaaatcggcacttcggagggcggtatctcggtactgaaatggccgattttgatgcggttttcaacattcttgtcaggagatcaaagaaaataacatatctaaatattattttccgttccgtgtacactttaatggACTtaatactaaatttgtgcagcgtATAGTATCAGTCGGCCACCCTAGCGACTTTGTAGTATTAAAATTGTTTAGTTAAACCAGGAAAACCATTTATCACGTAACAACAATATACTCCATAAGAtgaaacagccattttgacagtAATTAGTTACGTTACCATGTTAACACTTAGTGACGTTATAATGGTCACGTTTAACTTTTGGTTTAATTTATCCCTTTTCTTTGGCTTATTCTAggtttattttatatacttgAATTGTGAATGTAAATGTGataatattcatattatttACAAGGATTTATTGCCCTCTACAAACAAAAGCTTTGGATTATTATCATCCAAGTTGGTACTGCTAGCTAGTTTACCTTGTACAGGATTAAATTCCTTGATAATTATCATTCTTTGTAAGCCTAaagtaatttaatattttccaaTGGACTGGTATTGCTACAGCTGCCCAATCTTAAGAATCAGGTGCTATCTGAGATGTGTTTAGAGGACAACAGTCTCACCCTGACCACAGAGCTGGCCCTATATTAGTTCTGTGTACTACAGAAATTTGACCTTAGTCATAACTGGTAAGTCATTAAGGCAAAATTGTGAGGATTTCATTAAGAATTGGAAAAAGAAGTTGAATAAGTAAGTTTCACAGTTACTTTAACTTGAACTGCAGTGGACCATATCAATAGTTTGAGGAATACTGGGTATTTGACTCAGCAGAGGTTGGTATCAATAGTCAGaaatagacataaatatatactGGTCACAATATGTCaataacatttcaataaaaaaaaatccaacaataaaaatatgacgGTGTTTTGCAATAATGTTTAATAGTTAAATGAAGTGCACATTTTAAAATGCTGACAAGAATTAAAGCAGTCTACATTCAAATTCACAACCTCCACAATCGTGCAATAGAAACATtatttaaatgcattttctgaAATACCATGGCCAGTATACAAATGAAATTATTAACAACTGGCAATTGAGTAGGTATATACTAGGTGTTGCTGATACTGTTATTCCGTAATTATCCAATGGCTTTacactacatttgtataaacaaataatgtGATCTTTATTCAATTGGTAGGTGCAGTTGTGTGTGACACTGGTAAAACAAATAGATGGTTTTGTTACTATGTATTTAATGGGAAGGAGTGTCTGTTCCAGGAATGAGGGGTATTCTATTCTGTTCCAGGAATGAGGGGTATTCTATTCTGTTCCAGGAATGAGGGGTATTCGATTAATAGCAGTTCGAGCTATTCAGGGTTTTGTTACCAAGATTATATATGGTTGGGGTATGGTCAGAACCATGAAATCAGTTATGACAAATGGGGGATATTCAGGAATGCGAATTCGAGTCAATCAGTTATGACAAATAGGGGATATTCAGGAATGCAAGTTCGAGTTAGAGGAGACTGTATAACTCATTTGATAAAATTGTTGCATCTTAAGTTGTTGGGGCTGGCTGCTGGAGGACTTATATTGCTTCAGCATTAAAGAGTTATGCTCGTTTTGTTTTGCCATGGATTACAATGGTTTGAAACAAGGGAAGACTTATATCATATGCATGGAAAAGATGGTTGAACCCTATTTTGATACTTTTGTTGAAAGTTTGTTGAAAGTTTACTTCAAAATGCTAACTTTTACTGAATTCATGAATGAATAATCAAAATGttgcatttgttttatttcagaaaatgaaaCCACATTTCAGAAGACACCATGATGGAAGTTTGAACCTTTCAGATACCGTACAAGCTTCCATAGTGAAGAGGGAAAATAAGGAAAGAGGATGGACTGCCCCTATTTCTCCAGGAATGGTTGCAGCTGCTGCAGCAGCTGCTGTAAGAAAGcagggtggtgacacagaaaatGTCATAGATGTCCTTGGGGAATACACTCTCCAATTTGGTGCCTTGAAGTATGCATGATATGAAATCTTATAATCATTACAACTTTTGTCAGGCTAGTTATTGTGAATATAGATTCTTCCAGATCTCATAAAATTTCATTGGTTATTCAGTATTTAAAAGTATTATTCACAAACTAGCTTAACAAACTCCTGTTATATCCTTATATCTTATTAAACCTGCGGCAGAGCTGCACTTGTCTCTTATTAAACCTGCGGCAGAGCTGCAGGAGCTTTCTCTATCTTTATATATGTGTCAAAAAAGTAAAACTCGAGGACCTACCTGTAAACATTTATATTCCCGAAGAGCCATTAAGAAATGGCGAAAGTACTAGAGAAAGGTCATTgagttttattatatatgtatatagactaAGTAATCAAtatagtgtctgtctgtatgtcaaCAGATGGTTAAGAGATATTAGAAAACTGATGGCATGGCCATACTTATAAAAATGATAGTTATGATGGCTGGCAGTGACAGTTTATAGATGTGCATAAGGAGGTAGAATTTTCTATGAGAAATCAAGgaagataaatatttttgtaacacTTCAATGAACATTGTAGATGCTAGAGATAAATATcttaatgatgatttttttttatattacagagGTTAGACTTTTCGGTGGGTGCTGGAGAATGCTCTCGGATATGCCGGCTACCTCGTGTCTGCATCTGAATCCGAGACATCTTCCAGCTCTCATAACAGCA of Argopecten irradians isolate NY chromosome 7, Ai_NY, whole genome shotgun sequence contains these proteins:
- the LOC138327630 gene encoding ceramide phosphoethanolamine synthase-like produces the protein MEDMMASLEHCKLHSVKFKRKPNMAWCWGWKYCRVGPIACVLGGILVIYFLVMDILLYKSLQTITLMEPPNPSGYSPLRPISVKLLMMDHMSHYIDDPIAELLVSTFEPTGIYHILTPNVISISGLILGFVSGKLVSMDSLQYRRIGVLVFLYRMWLDVLDGVVFRHTSGNPVYKSHRTSLGFFVDVDCDILSGVALAFGCLFYLWRNPPVIVSRDLLPQSKSFLTGRENEEDYPVKSFGVKATKNYIFLKALTFGIIILASSATWDNVVQAFAEILQTPLQTSVQTEKQTESLHTVVTFFSMYLWRFGSSQAILIMIQIAIFADKIWEFLMFIPYAGFIGIALLNCISYIHIYHLRYILDIHQS